A single window of Methanomassiliicoccaceae archaeon DNA harbors:
- a CDS encoding nucleotide sugar dehydrogenase, giving the protein MKISVVGAGYVGLSLAVLLSTKHEVVALDVIPEKVNMINNGISPIEDKDIERYLIEKNLNLHATLDYEDCKNSDYFIIATPTDYDPESNSFDTSLIENAIIEIERICPEAIVVIKSTVPIGYSKDVGKRMNISKLVYSPEFLREGHSLYDNLHPSRVVVGMTDENKQDAEGFAELMRDCSLEKDTIILISNSTEAESIKLFSNSYLAMRVSFFNELDSFAEVNGLNSENIIRGVSLDPRIGDYYNNPSFGYGGYCLPKDTMQLRSSYGNTPQALISAIVESNDVRKEFIVSRIAKMASGNSTTIGAFRLNMKAGSDNSRKASVLDVI; this is encoded by the coding sequence ATGAAAATATCAGTGGTAGGTGCTGGATACGTTGGACTTTCACTGGCTGTGCTTCTTTCAACGAAGCACGAGGTTGTTGCATTGGATGTGATTCCGGAAAAGGTGAACATGATCAACAATGGAATATCACCAATTGAAGACAAAGATATTGAGCGTTATCTTATAGAAAAAAATCTGAATCTCCATGCTACGTTGGACTACGAAGACTGCAAAAACTCCGATTATTTTATTATTGCAACACCGACAGACTATGACCCAGAATCTAATTCGTTTGATACTTCTTTGATCGAAAATGCCATTATTGAGATTGAGAGAATTTGTCCTGAGGCTATAGTCGTAATAAAGTCAACAGTGCCAATAGGTTATTCCAAAGACGTTGGAAAAAGAATGAATATTTCAAAACTCGTGTACTCTCCTGAGTTTCTTAGAGAAGGCCATTCTCTCTATGATAATCTTCATCCATCAAGAGTCGTTGTCGGAATGACAGATGAAAACAAACAGGATGCGGAAGGGTTTGCAGAACTAATGAGGGACTGCTCTTTAGAAAAGGACACCATAATACTGATTTCGAATTCCACCGAGGCGGAATCGATAAAGTTATTCTCCAATTCTTATCTAGCAATGAGAGTGTCGTTTTTCAATGAACTCGACTCGTTCGCCGAGGTCAACGGTCTGAATTCAGAAAATATTATACGTGGCGTATCTTTAGATCCAAGAATAGGCGACTATTACAACAATCCCTCTTTTGGATATGGAGGATATTGTCTACCCAAGGATACTATGCAGTTACGTTCGAGCTATGGGAACACGCCTCAAGCGCTTATTTCAGCCATAGTTGAATCGAACGACGTTAGAAAGGAATTTATCGTCAGCAGAATAGCAAAGATGGCGTCCGGCAATTCAACCACAATAGGTGCATTCAGGCTCAACATGAAGGCTGGGTCAGATAATAGCCGCAAAGCAAGTGTCCTTGATGTAATATAG
- the galE gene encoding UDP-glucose 4-epimerase GalE, protein MIQKSKRKILVTGGAGYIGSHTVKELVKRGYDVTVLDNLSNGRMTSINGVNYVKGDIGDYAVVKELLVSNEIDAIINFAALAYVGESVSNPRKYYDNNVVRGKSLLDAIVDSGVKKIVFSSSCATYGIPKTIPIREDEKQRPINPYGWTKLMFEQMMYDYDRAYGLKYINLRYFNAAGADADGSIGEEHDPETHVIPILIQNALGLRDGFSVFGTDYDTRDGSCVRDYVHVTDLADAHIRAIEYLFEKEASDCFNLGSGEGITVLELVEAVQTVTGRNFKVSLEKRRAGDPDILVADNSKAKSVLGWFPTHSSIDNIIRTAWNWHKG, encoded by the coding sequence ATGATTCAAAAATCAAAAAGAAAAATACTAGTAACCGGAGGCGCAGGGTACATCGGGTCCCATACTGTAAAGGAACTAGTGAAAAGAGGCTATGACGTTACGGTCCTCGACAATCTATCCAACGGTCGGATGACTTCTATTAATGGCGTTAACTACGTCAAAGGAGATATAGGTGACTATGCCGTAGTTAAAGAACTGCTTGTATCAAACGAGATAGATGCTATAATCAATTTTGCGGCTTTAGCATATGTTGGGGAGTCCGTTTCGAATCCCAGAAAGTACTACGACAATAATGTTGTAAGGGGAAAATCGCTTTTGGATGCCATAGTTGACTCGGGTGTGAAGAAGATAGTATTCTCTTCCTCCTGTGCTACTTACGGAATTCCGAAAACGATACCAATTAGGGAAGATGAAAAGCAACGCCCCATCAATCCGTACGGATGGACAAAACTTATGTTTGAACAGATGATGTATGATTACGACAGAGCCTACGGTCTTAAGTACATAAATCTAAGATACTTCAATGCTGCGGGTGCGGATGCCGACGGATCCATAGGTGAGGAGCATGACCCTGAAACGCACGTTATTCCGATTCTAATACAGAATGCGCTGGGCCTCAGAGACGGTTTTTCCGTCTTCGGCACAGACTACGACACCCGGGATGGATCCTGTGTTCGTGACTATGTTCACGTAACAGACCTTGCAGATGCGCACATACGAGCAATAGAATATCTGTTTGAAAAGGAAGCCAGTGACTGCTTCAACCTCGGCTCTGGAGAGGGAATAACGGTTCTGGAACTCGTTGAGGCAGTCCAGACAGTTACTGGCAGGAACTTTAAGGTATCCTTGGAAAAGCGCAGAGCTGGAGATCCGGATATACTAGTGGCTGATAACTCCAAAGCAAAATCTGTCCTAGGTTGGTTTCCAACTCATTCATCCATAGATAACATCATCAGAACCGCCTGGAACTGGCATAAAGGATAA
- a CDS encoding ABC transporter permease, which translates to MKIKDKLWGKMRELYKFRYMSYSLIRKSLFGKYKNSALGFLWNFLTPTISILIFYVVFENFMGKDIPYFWVYLCVGMFPFSFMNSNLMGGASNITSNAGMIKKMYFPREILPLSQVSYTLIVFFIAYSIVAFLMVITGFPLSLEGLLALPLLIILMFIFSLGMILLTSAISVYSRDFEYLITALARILFWMTPIFYLAESRTGILYTLIWFNPLTYFVEGFHDILYRGIVPSSEILLMCLLISAVMIFFGLLTFEKLKDGFAERI; encoded by the coding sequence TTGAAAATTAAGGATAAATTATGGGGAAAAATGAGGGAACTATATAAGTTCAGATACATGTCATATTCTCTGATAAGGAAGAGTCTATTCGGAAAATATAAGAATTCGGCGCTCGGATTCCTCTGGAATTTCTTGACTCCAACAATTTCAATATTGATATTCTATGTAGTGTTCGAAAATTTTATGGGTAAGGACATACCGTATTTTTGGGTATACCTATGCGTGGGGATGTTTCCGTTCTCCTTTATGAACTCAAATCTAATGGGCGGAGCATCCAACATAACGTCAAATGCTGGCATGATTAAGAAAATGTATTTTCCAAGGGAAATCCTTCCGCTATCGCAGGTATCTTATACACTCATAGTATTTTTCATAGCTTATTCGATAGTCGCATTTTTGATGGTAATTACTGGTTTTCCATTAAGTTTGGAAGGGCTGTTGGCGCTTCCGTTGCTAATAATATTGATGTTTATTTTTTCACTAGGCATGATTTTGTTGACATCGGCAATTTCAGTGTACTCTCGGGATTTTGAGTATTTAATTACTGCATTAGCAAGAATCTTGTTCTGGATGACACCAATTTTCTATTTGGCGGAGTCACGGACTGGAATACTATATACATTAATATGGTTTAATCCTCTGACGTATTTTGTGGAAGGCTTTCACGATATCCTATACAGGGGCATTGTACCCAGTTCAGAGATTCTGTTGATGTGTTTACTGATATCGGCAGTAATGATATTTTTTGGTTTGTTGACTTTTGAGAAGCTAAAAGATGGATTTGCAGAGAGGATATAA
- a CDS encoding ATP-binding cassette domain-containing protein, protein MTDNIAVAVSNVCKSFRTRVAVHNEKSLFKKTEKITRDIIDNISFDIRKGETFGIIGRNGSGKSTLLKIISMIMTPDSGNIDINGRVASILELGMGFHQDMSGRENIYIKGSMYGFIKEQIDERFEDIVKYAELEDYIDLPVRVYSSGMSSRLAFAIMINVDADIMILDEVLSTGDLSFSKKSGAHFSNMKGLGKTIIIVSHAMGTIREMCDRVAWIDKGKIREIGVPSVVCGHYETELAESFEVIEELAESGVPASQNALGCMYRDGINVDKNTESAIAWFERAAGYGNEEAKINLADIIVGEGKLEERERALDLYMSAARKGNRDARTKLSRLLTEEKSDFGKEVAEDFMKLLPSGNPSLYYDYADLIMKTAWNNEERSKALRWFQKSADSGNANAMYQISIMYRDGNGPKKDISKHLEWLRKAAENGHVLSQLTLGNMYRDGIRVESDESEAFRWYEMAAKNNNLDAIYQMAIMYREGKGVNQNEDESDRWLRLYSEHDLLRQINILADSFSHCKNGVYDPEIGMKWYSVNAEHNNAESKYQMGMMLADSEEAEKKSSEAVSLFNSAAENGHLNSAVRLSNLYGLGLADESAMDRAIKTMDNLAKSGNPWAAVTIGNMYANGNVVDADGEKAVEYLKIAAASSLPGAMQKLGEMYRDGTLVEQNPEEAIRLFKEGIISGNPISAVSIINMYGSGAADKEALDHALKGLEDICLKGNLFAMRTLGNYYSNGIAVETDENKALYWYNIASKFGDSGSTHTVGIMHRDGKGTEKNPAEAIKYFRTATEQGNINSILAIIGMRGAGQTDEESFELALKRLEQLANGGNLAAMRSLGNLYLEGKSVPKDIEKARLWLERSASLGDAFSRNKLKAIG, encoded by the coding sequence ATGACAGACAACATTGCGGTGGCGGTCAGTAATGTTTGCAAGTCATTTAGGACCCGCGTGGCCGTACACAACGAGAAGAGTCTGTTCAAAAAAACTGAAAAAATTACACGCGACATAATAGATAACATAAGTTTTGATATAAGGAAGGGCGAAACATTTGGGATAATTGGAAGGAACGGGTCTGGAAAAAGTACACTTCTAAAGATAATATCTATGATAATGACGCCAGATTCTGGCAATATTGATATTAATGGAAGGGTTGCCAGCATACTTGAGCTGGGAATGGGGTTCCATCAGGATATGAGTGGTAGGGAGAATATCTACATCAAGGGATCTATGTATGGTTTCATAAAGGAACAGATTGACGAAAGATTTGAAGACATCGTTAAGTATGCAGAACTAGAGGACTATATTGATTTGCCAGTTAGAGTTTATTCATCGGGAATGTCCTCCCGCCTAGCGTTCGCGATAATGATTAATGTTGATGCGGACATAATGATTCTAGATGAAGTCCTTTCAACGGGAGACCTGTCATTCAGTAAGAAATCCGGTGCACACTTCTCGAACATGAAGGGACTGGGAAAAACAATAATAATCGTCTCACACGCAATGGGGACCATCAGGGAAATGTGTGATAGGGTTGCATGGATCGACAAAGGAAAGATAAGGGAAATAGGTGTGCCGAGCGTTGTATGTGGGCATTATGAGACGGAGCTGGCGGAGTCCTTCGAAGTGATTGAAGAACTTGCCGAATCTGGAGTTCCTGCGTCACAAAATGCGCTGGGATGCATGTACCGTGACGGAATTAACGTCGACAAGAATACGGAATCTGCAATAGCATGGTTCGAGAGGGCGGCTGGCTATGGTAATGAAGAGGCGAAGATTAATCTCGCTGACATAATAGTTGGGGAAGGTAAATTAGAGGAACGCGAAAGGGCGCTGGACTTGTATATGAGCGCCGCAAGGAAAGGCAACCGCGATGCGCGCACCAAGCTCTCCAGATTATTGACAGAGGAAAAATCAGATTTCGGAAAAGAGGTGGCCGAAGATTTCATGAAATTGCTGCCCTCTGGAAATCCGTCTCTGTATTACGATTACGCAGACCTTATAATGAAGACGGCCTGGAACAACGAAGAGCGGTCGAAAGCATTAAGATGGTTTCAAAAATCTGCAGATTCCGGCAATGCAAATGCAATGTACCAGATTTCGATAATGTATCGTGACGGTAACGGTCCGAAAAAAGACATATCGAAACATTTAGAATGGCTTAGGAAGGCGGCAGAAAACGGTCACGTATTGTCCCAGCTGACTCTTGGAAATATGTATCGCGACGGTATAAGAGTAGAAAGCGATGAATCGGAAGCTTTTCGATGGTATGAAATGGCTGCGAAGAACAACAATCTAGATGCAATCTATCAGATGGCCATAATGTATCGTGAGGGAAAAGGTGTTAATCAGAATGAGGACGAGTCTGATCGTTGGCTCAGACTCTACTCGGAGCATGACCTTCTGCGTCAGATCAACATCCTGGCCGACTCGTTCTCCCACTGCAAGAACGGAGTTTACGACCCGGAGATCGGCATGAAATGGTATTCCGTCAACGCGGAGCACAACAACGCCGAATCGAAGTATCAGATGGGGATGATGTTGGCAGACAGCGAAGAGGCGGAGAAGAAGTCTTCGGAGGCGGTATCTCTTTTCAATTCCGCGGCAGAGAACGGGCATTTGAACTCGGCCGTCAGGTTGTCAAATTTATACGGACTGGGTCTTGCCGACGAATCCGCTATGGACAGGGCCATAAAGACTATGGACAATCTAGCGAAAAGCGGGAACCCATGGGCCGCCGTCACTATCGGCAACATGTACGCCAACGGCAACGTAGTGGATGCGGATGGCGAAAAGGCCGTCGAATATCTGAAGATCGCAGCAGCATCGAGCCTTCCGGGCGCCATGCAGAAACTGGGAGAGATGTATCGTGACGGAACACTTGTTGAGCAAAATCCAGAAGAAGCGATAAGATTATTCAAAGAAGGGATTATTTCCGGCAACCCCATATCCGCTGTATCGATAATCAACATGTATGGATCAGGGGCTGCCGATAAAGAAGCTCTCGACCATGCATTGAAAGGCCTGGAAGATATCTGCTTGAAGGGAAACTTATTCGCGATGAGAACCCTGGGCAATTATTATTCGAATGGTATCGCCGTAGAAACGGATGAGAATAAGGCACTATATTGGTATAATATCGCGTCAAAGTTTGGAGATTCCGGATCAACACATACTGTGGGAATAATGCATCGGGACGGCAAAGGCACCGAGAAAAATCCCGCAGAAGCAATTAAATATTTCAGAACTGCCACGGAACAAGGCAACATCAATTCGATACTAGCAATCATAGGTATGCGTGGTGCCGGTCAAACGGACGAAGAAAGTTTTGAACTCGCTCTAAAACGCCTGGAACAGTTAGCAAACGGCGGAAATCTCGCAGCTATGCGCTCTTTGGGCAACCTATATCTCGAAGGAAAATCAGTACCGAAGGATATTGAAAAAGCCAGGCTCTGGCTGGAGAGGTCCGCATCTTTAGGAGACGCATTCTCACGCAACAAGCTGAAGGCCATAGGCTGA
- a CDS encoding bifunctional phosphoglucose/phosphomannose isomerase, producing MQGQIDRFVDDLRNSFDLAPGFNIDFKECDGIVLCGMGGSGISGDIVNDMCCDTSRVKVGVLRYPVFPGWVSDKTLAVISSYSGNTWETKAMYREAVDRGCRIVVIASGGEIWDLAEEHGDILIPLCNGVQPRQAIGLMIGYICKIIDLVAGTSLEKQVVDSFGSLRKYNICLRNERDNVAKELAEHMSGKIPVIITDTSMASVSSRWKSQISENSKMIAFSCVMPEFNHNEIVGWSTGSTEMLAPIVIMPETQISEMREVVCASAFTMRHYGTDVHTVKIEGATRAECILKSVMLGDYVSYYLALMNRVDPIGVEPIKMLKAEIVKRCNGNTEKKMCPCQIRKQDDSAYGLQLVA from the coding sequence ATGCAGGGCCAGATCGACAGGTTCGTCGACGACCTAAGAAATTCCTTTGACCTTGCTCCCGGATTTAACATAGACTTCAAAGAGTGCGACGGCATAGTGCTCTGCGGGATGGGCGGGTCCGGCATATCCGGGGATATCGTCAACGACATGTGTTGCGATACCTCCAGAGTTAAGGTCGGCGTTCTGAGATATCCCGTTTTCCCCGGCTGGGTGTCCGACAAGACCCTCGCTGTGATCTCCAGCTATTCCGGCAATACATGGGAGACGAAAGCGATGTACCGGGAAGCCGTAGATAGAGGGTGCCGCATAGTCGTCATCGCATCCGGCGGAGAAATCTGGGACCTGGCAGAGGAACACGGCGATATCCTGATACCTCTCTGCAACGGCGTACAACCGAGACAGGCCATCGGCCTGATGATCGGCTACATATGCAAGATAATAGACCTCGTTGCCGGCACTTCGTTGGAGAAACAGGTCGTCGATTCCTTCGGAAGCCTCAGGAAATACAATATCTGTCTGAGGAACGAGCGCGATAATGTCGCAAAAGAGCTTGCAGAGCATATGTCGGGCAAGATACCGGTGATAATCACAGATACATCGATGGCGTCCGTTTCTTCCCGCTGGAAGAGCCAGATATCCGAGAATTCAAAAATGATCGCTTTCAGTTGTGTGATGCCGGAGTTCAATCACAACGAGATAGTGGGATGGTCTACCGGTTCGACCGAAATGCTGGCCCCGATCGTCATCATGCCTGAAACCCAGATTTCGGAGATGAGAGAAGTCGTATGCGCAAGCGCTTTCACCATGAGACATTACGGTACGGACGTCCATACGGTTAAGATAGAAGGCGCCACCAGGGCCGAGTGCATACTCAAAAGTGTGATGCTCGGAGATTATGTCTCATATTATCTGGCACTTATGAACAGGGTGGACCCGATAGGCGTAGAGCCGATAAAGATGCTTAAAGCCGAGATTGTGAAAAGGTGCAACGGTAATACCGAAAAGAAGATGTGCCCGTGCCAAATCCGAAAGCAAGATGATTCAGCCTATGGCCTTCAGCTTGTTGCGTGA
- a CDS encoding NAD-dependent epimerase/dehydratase family protein yields the protein MKALVTGGSGFIGNHLTDRLLKGGWEVISADRGPNLRPKNDRFRSVCVDVADVDGLAKIGKGCDAVFHLAANTDVRPRDELPSLEFEQTFLTTRSVLECMRLNGIGKLFFSSSSAVYGNRDGLLREDMGDLRPVSYYGACKLASEALIKAYSAINGIDSLIFRLPNVVGPNMTHGVIFDFMRKIKNDPHTLEILGDGKQEKQYAHVSDVVEGVIYFLKRTRGVEVYNISNDSSITVNGIADIVCEEMGVRPEYRYTGGSIGWEGDVPRYMFDISKARAKGWTFKYDSESAVKESVKAELARPW from the coding sequence ATGAAGGCTCTGGTGACGGGAGGTTCGGGTTTCATAGGAAACCACCTGACAGACCGCCTGCTGAAGGGAGGCTGGGAAGTTATATCGGCGGACCGCGGTCCGAACCTAAGGCCCAAGAACGACAGGTTCAGGTCTGTTTGCGTCGATGTCGCGGACGTTGACGGACTGGCGAAGATCGGCAAAGGATGCGACGCGGTTTTCCATCTGGCCGCGAATACGGATGTCCGGCCGAGGGACGAACTTCCTTCGCTGGAGTTCGAGCAGACCTTTCTGACCACCAGATCGGTACTTGAGTGCATGAGGCTTAACGGGATCGGTAAGCTTTTCTTTTCTTCTTCGTCCGCGGTATACGGAAACCGGGACGGCCTGCTCAGAGAAGATATGGGCGACCTCCGCCCGGTTTCTTACTACGGAGCGTGTAAACTGGCGTCGGAAGCGCTCATAAAGGCGTACTCGGCCATAAATGGCATCGACTCACTGATATTCCGTCTTCCGAACGTGGTGGGCCCGAACATGACCCACGGTGTGATTTTCGACTTCATGAGAAAGATAAAAAACGACCCGCATACGCTGGAAATACTGGGTGATGGAAAGCAGGAGAAACAGTATGCCCACGTTTCGGACGTCGTGGAGGGAGTCATATACTTCTTAAAACGCACCAGGGGCGTCGAGGTGTACAATATTTCGAACGATTCCTCCATAACGGTCAACGGGATAGCGGACATCGTCTGCGAGGAGATGGGCGTCAGGCCGGAATACAGGTACACGGGGGGAAGCATCGGCTGGGAAGGAGACGTCCCCCGGTACATGTTCGACATATCCAAGGCACGGGCGAAGGGATGGACCTTCAAATACGATTCCGAAAGCGCCGTAAAGGAATCTGTAAAGGCAGAGCTGGCACGGCCGTGGTGA
- a CDS encoding glycosyltransferase gives MSIVIPVYNESGSIERVSRALGAQEFEGMEVIFVVDSKTTDDSLKQIRDMTSILGDHRVIIQKGSGVLGEARNLGLAAARGDYVWFLDADDVPYPDFMKTMFGMAEEHRADVCQCNFVRSTDVNYKEPEWDARITVMTGREAMCYRANEMIPVTAWSMLIRREFLIENKLKFIEGSYAEDIDFIYRALEKCKTYCYCDKPMYLYYQNPSSICFTKQNERGGGEVDVYSDLYDHFDMNYKAFNEEFGRRSALMRVRSAAHMDAGHFVDYIKSKDCKDMMRKELGDPLSPEYVWLSIWPSSYYVVINIFLKYVYYRNGKIFGRRLKHR, from the coding sequence GTGAGTATTGTCATCCCTGTTTACAACGAATCCGGGTCCATCGAGCGCGTTTCGAGGGCCCTTGGGGCCCAGGAGTTCGAAGGGATGGAGGTCATATTCGTTGTGGACAGCAAGACCACGGACGATTCCCTCAAACAGATACGGGACATGACCAGCATACTGGGCGATCACCGCGTGATAATCCAGAAGGGGAGCGGGGTCCTCGGCGAAGCGCGGAACCTGGGGCTTGCAGCCGCCCGAGGCGATTATGTCTGGTTTCTGGACGCCGACGACGTCCCTTACCCTGACTTCATGAAGACGATGTTCGGCATGGCAGAAGAACATCGGGCGGATGTATGTCAGTGCAACTTCGTGCGTTCCACCGACGTAAATTATAAAGAGCCGGAATGGGACGCCCGTATAACGGTCATGACCGGGCGCGAAGCGATGTGCTACCGAGCCAATGAAATGATACCCGTGACGGCATGGTCGATGCTTATTCGAAGAGAGTTCCTCATCGAAAATAAATTAAAATTCATAGAGGGGAGCTACGCCGAAGATATTGATTTCATCTATCGCGCGCTTGAGAAATGCAAAACATACTGCTACTGCGACAAGCCCATGTATCTTTATTATCAGAACCCCTCCTCGATATGTTTCACCAAGCAGAACGAACGCGGGGGCGGCGAGGTGGACGTCTATTCGGATCTTTACGATCATTTCGACATGAACTATAAAGCGTTCAATGAAGAATTCGGAAGAAGATCGGCGCTGATGAGGGTCCGGTCGGCCGCCCATATGGACGCGGGACACTTCGTAGATTACATCAAAAGCAAAGACTGTAAAGATATGATGAGGAAGGAGCTAGGCGACCCTTTGTCCCCCGAATATGTATGGCTCAGCATCTGGCCCTCCTCCTATTATGTTGTGATAAACATATTTTTAAAGTACGTCTATTACAGAAACGGGAAGATATTCGGCAGGAGGCTTAAACACAGATGA
- a CDS encoding glycosyltransferase family 4 protein encodes MRRYPDTETKGTGIGSYSDMLEFLLEENGVDHEDVYFKLSTDEGYTKCLRQGFIDPARILRKTDCQLYHATDELCCMAFPRIKGKKVVTFHHVSKSREGNSPLLLAVWKMAAKRAVKYSDAIIAVSQQTRDEIIGQLGADPDKVFVLEHTIDPRFRDLGEPRGKIIGFVGTLIERKNVPAGIRAFKRFTEMPGTDGYRFVICGDGPMKDELVLLSESLGIADRIEFKSNLGKDELLTFYNEMAVFANTSMHEGLGLTALEAQACGAPVVFFRDAEIPKEATRYFVPSEDEEGFAQNMYRLAMDDPYRRSVTEGASFGLDPEEYSKELFKIYSKVLGREFP; translated from the coding sequence ATGAGGCGTTATCCCGATACGGAGACAAAGGGCACCGGTATCGGGTCGTACTCGGACATGCTGGAATTTCTGCTGGAGGAGAACGGGGTAGACCACGAAGACGTCTACTTCAAACTGTCCACCGACGAAGGATATACGAAATGCCTGAGGCAGGGCTTCATCGATCCCGCTCGCATTCTGAGAAAAACAGATTGCCAATTGTATCACGCTACAGACGAGCTTTGCTGCATGGCATTCCCCCGCATCAAGGGGAAGAAGGTGGTCACGTTCCACCACGTTTCCAAAAGCAGGGAGGGAAACTCCCCACTGCTTCTAGCAGTATGGAAGATGGCCGCAAAGCGTGCGGTGAAGTATTCGGATGCGATAATCGCAGTATCGCAGCAGACACGTGACGAGATAATCGGGCAGCTTGGAGCCGATCCCGATAAAGTTTTCGTTCTGGAACATACCATCGACCCGCGCTTCAGGGACCTCGGGGAGCCCAGGGGCAAGATCATCGGGTTCGTCGGGACGCTGATCGAAAGAAAGAACGTGCCGGCGGGGATTAGGGCGTTCAAAAGGTTCACGGAGATGCCGGGTACGGACGGATACAGGTTCGTCATATGCGGCGACGGGCCGATGAAGGACGAGCTCGTCTTACTTTCGGAATCTTTGGGGATCGCAGACAGGATCGAGTTCAAATCGAATCTGGGAAAGGACGAGCTGCTAACCTTCTATAACGAGATGGCCGTCTTTGCCAATACGTCGATGCACGAAGGTTTGGGACTTACGGCGTTGGAGGCCCAGGCATGCGGGGCCCCCGTCGTCTTCTTCAGAGATGCCGAGATACCAAAGGAAGCTACAAGATATTTCGTTCCCTCGGAGGATGAAGAGGGTTTCGCCCAGAACATGTACAGGCTGGCCATGGATGATCCATACAGAAGGTCCGTCACCGAAGGTGCGTCGTTCGGCCTGGATCCCGAGGAATATTCTAAAGAATTGTTCAAAATATATTCCAAGGTCCTCGGCAGGGAGTTTCCCTGA
- a CDS encoding glycosyltransferase 87 family protein codes for MELFNRSGTRSEKPIAGRIGRNLLYIFIIGMALRLVLGPLSFSFDLSFFVITGAGFESGQTLYEAGNFYYPPVYGYFLSALTYIWNLLPFQAGEMSELLVGSSAVSDFSQIYISSMALTFFYKIPLTMIDLACSWLIYAMVKEKTGDRRKAEIGFALFFLSPLVIWSSSVACMFDSLSAFLMIFSIYSLTKNQYMLSGAMLSLALFTKLFPIVIGFAVICYIISRSEGRWKDIFKRMAMYALGFALMATIVLLPILLNGEGSSALKFFGDRVESSSSGGGSLLDFFADPTPDKFIYAFPIIFLLIAILSMLIFMRDGDDDKKLVMASVMSICMVFIWPPIPTYPVIAIAVIALAVAYCGRREWLIPWLLFSVLMVVHHIFNFGNRILYTLANETALLDLGSAITSYFQFQPLSWDIMYYTLPLLFVPGISCIIAAAYTLKHAREAVE; via the coding sequence GTGGAACTCTTTAACCGCTCCGGCACCCGAAGTGAAAAGCCGATCGCCGGCAGGATCGGAAGGAACCTGCTTTACATTTTCATCATCGGCATGGCGCTGAGGCTGGTACTGGGCCCTCTGTCATTCAGTTTCGATCTGTCGTTCTTCGTGATCACAGGCGCTGGTTTCGAGAGCGGGCAAACCCTTTACGAAGCGGGGAACTTCTATTATCCGCCGGTCTACGGATACTTCCTTTCAGCGCTGACGTACATCTGGAATCTTCTGCCCTTCCAGGCGGGGGAGATGTCCGAACTGCTCGTTGGATCTTCTGCAGTTTCCGATTTCTCCCAGATATATATCTCGTCCATGGCCCTGACATTCTTTTACAAGATACCTCTGACCATGATCGATCTCGCCTGTTCCTGGCTGATATACGCGATGGTGAAGGAAAAGACCGGGGACCGCAGGAAGGCGGAAATAGGTTTCGCGCTGTTCTTCCTGTCGCCGCTAGTCATCTGGTCGTCATCGGTGGCGTGTATGTTCGATTCGCTATCCGCGTTCCTGATGATATTTTCGATATACTCGCTTACCAAAAACCAGTATATGCTGTCGGGGGCGATGCTGTCCCTGGCGTTATTCACCAAGCTCTTCCCGATCGTTATAGGATTCGCAGTGATATGCTACATAATATCACGCAGCGAAGGCCGGTGGAAGGACATCTTCAAAAGAATGGCGATGTACGCCTTAGGATTTGCATTAATGGCGACCATCGTCCTGCTGCCTATCCTACTGAACGGCGAGGGTTCGTCGGCCCTGAAGTTCTTCGGCGACCGTGTCGAAAGCTCCTCTTCCGGAGGAGGAAGCCTTTTGGATTTTTTCGCCGACCCGACTCCTGACAAGTTCATTTACGCATTCCCGATAATATTCCTGCTCATCGCCATACTATCGATGCTGATCTTCATGCGGGACGGCGACGACGATAAAAAATTAGTCATGGCATCGGTGATGTCCATCTGCATGGTATTCATCTGGCCGCCGATACCGACGTACCCGGTGATTGCGATAGCCGTTATCGCGCTCGCCGTCGCATACTGCGGAAGGAGGGAGTGGCTGATCCCTTGGCTTCTATTCTCCGTTCTGATGGTAGTACATCACATCTTCAATTTCGGTAACAGGATACTTTACACGCTGGCCAACGAGACCGCGCTCCTGGACCTGGGTAGCGCGATTACAAGCTACTTCCAATTCCAGCCCCTGTCTTGGGATATAATGTACTATACGTTGCCGCTGCTGTTCGTTCCCGGGATATCCTGTATCATCGCCGCCGCCTACACTCTTAAACACGCCAGGGAGGCGGTAGAGTGA